From a single Leishmania braziliensis MHOM/BR/75/M2904 complete genome, chromosome 28 genomic region:
- a CDS encoding RAD50 DNA repair-like protein, whose translation MTSIEKLQLCGVRSFDPNPANQQFIQFQKPLTVILGKNGAGKTTIIEALLNACTGAMPPGSGAEKGSFVYDPKVVGETEVKAQIRLIFTGKGSKVMQVIRSFQATRSAHRVTFTTLDNTVAFQDSATGEVISSTYRSSDVDRVVPEMLGVSPAVLTHVIFCHQEECNWPLGPPKDVKRIFDDIFAATRYVLALDRLRDNSKEFRRQLKEHEASLMALREHREQAKQLEQQIAQKESLVKAIQSRSIGIEPELRGLCQAREELRAVEEQIETLQREVAVTSGRLEERREAIRRMGAPTTSQTLEDLLEIRRCFGAQMQQLEESLVRDTKRHDAAAARRRIQEEEMYKCRSNVQLLEREALVHKGNVVQLRELIQHLSSEYVLSEDSIDELSLQRVLQKAEVAVAAARQRICAATECVQQRIQDAEDGVQGNSRAVDGCNREIEMREHALEGVCRRIKENAAAISALGGDGCRTQLLQVQTEVEELQQRVAAAEVLRKKGGEAKRSQHILVELEEQNSAVAQLREEMMQQKLMERQGQDLVLLRQQVDESNAAVATALQRDVLPILQEIGMQVPQDVGADTFSLQTLTSLRTQTAQVQQLKAEDLRALQTRVLELENMCAIEEQQMSYNTNELDQCRRSVDAGTRQCSGLVSNMEDYEEMLLQAREAAETASQRRHALETLATCYHDFMVVAREKGMCAVCERSFESEDALERFLTRNAAKQRTSPDQLAAVEAAVTKAQATYEGFEKLQNVVATVRRNLPRIPDLEAELEALEERVKKNRAEQRKVSAARDASQHVVHQLDIVFQHLCRVCTMGEKTVALRDTLRRKEKDAEAAQAEQQRQPQIRRMQGSGDGAAERVQLPQRSFEELSEAYAASTERLHQLNRQFAEAQRMECGQDENAVHRQLQERKAALFQAEVAVAKLEDLETVARELQEEAVQHRTRLEELKVQATEAQRSVEVHQRRVLQLRTELQKAEAAERGALDTAEQQLRQLQLSLPAVLSYVQNGCNQRLEGLRGHLRETESAYEAATQEEEELASRINEARTTLSDQHRRSADMDRQIDVLQQAVSIAADEARLTETERTLASLKSDRLHDVEQLLGEEAGQASLAALREMITAKITSLEKIRAQQDGNTEAMLLDVSQLKQQLRGDKYQNIEKRYRSTFLKVQTTEISIQDIEKYYSALEKAVQSYHQEKITQINQIIAELWRQTYRGSDIDTVEIRSETEGTTTTAARRSYNYRVVMKRGNNEMDMRGRCSAGQKVLASIIIRLALSEAFCCDCGILALDEPTTNLDDDNARSLADALRTLIEVRRAVKHFQLVVITHDEQFVRALGGQSLEKFYYVHKDREGAFSVIDERTFDQLFA comes from the coding sequence ATGACGAGCATCGAGAAGTTGCAGCTGTGCGGTGTTCGCAGCTTCGACCCAAACCCAGCAAATCAGCAGTTCATTCAGTTTCAGAAGCCTTTGACGGTCATTCTCGGTAAGAATGGTGCTGGCAAAACCACCATCATCGAGGCCCTGCTGAACGCGTGTACGGGGGCCATGCCGCCTGGCAGTGGGGCTGAGAAGGGTTCTTTTGTCTATGATCCCAAGGTCGTTGGCGAGACAGAGGTCAAGGCGCAGATTCGACTGATTTTCACAGGAAAGGGTAGTAAGGTGATGCAGGTCATCCGCTCCTTCCAGGCTACACGGAGCGCTCACCGCGTCACTTTTACTACACTCGACAACACCGTCGCTTTCCAGGACTCGGCTACCGGGGAGGTGATCTCCAGCACGTACCGTTCCAGTGATGTGGACCGTGTCGTACCAGAGATGTTGGGTGTCTCGCCCGCTGTTCTGACACACGTCATTTTCTGCCACCAGGAAGAGTGCAACTGGCCACTGGGGCCGCCGAAGGATGTGAAGCGTATCTTTGACGACATCTTCGCCGCCACCCGGTACGTCCTCGCACTGGACAGGTTGCGCGACAACAGCAAAGAGTTCCGCCGCCAGCTGAAGGAGCACGAGGCAAGTCTGATGGCCCTACGGGAGCACCGCGAGCAAgcgaagcagctggagcagcagatTGCGCAGAAGGAAAGCCTTGTCAAGGCCATTCAGAGCCGCAGCATCGGCATCGAGCCAGAGCTGCGGGGCCTGTGCCAGGCACGGGAGGAACTGCGTgcagtggaggagcagaTCGAGACGCTGCAACGTGAGGTGGCGGTCACCAGCGGACGTCTCGAAGAGCGCCGCGAGGCCATACGACGCATGGGTGCACCTACCACAAGTCAGACACTAGAGGATTTGCTCGAAATACGCCGCTGCTTTGGAGCGCAGATGCAGCAACTCGAAGAGAGCCTCGTGCGCGATACCAAGCGCCACgatgcagccgcagcgcggcggcgcattcaagaggaggagatgtACAAGTGCCGCTCGaacgtgcagctgctggagcgtgaggcgctggtgcacaAGGGGAATGTGGTGCAGCTTCGCGAACTTATCCAGCACTTGTCCAGCGAGTACGTCCTGAGCGAAGACAGCATTGATGAGCTCAGCCTGCAGCGGGTGCTCCaaaaggcggaggtggccgtagcagcggcacgTCAGCGCATTTGCGCTGCCACAGAGTGCGTTCAGCAGCGTATTCAAGACGCAGAGGACGGCGTGCAGGGCAACTCTCGCGCGGTGGATGGATGCAACAGGGAGATCGAGATGCGCGAGCACGCCCTGGAGGGTGTGTGCCGCCGCATCAAGGAgaacgccgctgccatctCGGCCCTTGGCGGCGACGGGTGCCGCACACAGCTGCTCCAGGTTCAGACCGAGGTggaagagctgcagcagcgtgtcgccgccgctgaagTGTTGCGGAAGAAGGGCGGTGAGGCGAAGCGCAGTCAGCACATTCTCGTGGAGTTAGAGGAGCAGAACAGTGCGGTGGCCCAACTGCGCGAGGAGATGATGCAGCAGAAGTTGATGGAGCGTCAGGGGCAGGATCTAGTGTTGCTGCGTCAGCAGGTCGACGAATCCAATGCGGCTGTGGCGACGGCGTTACAGCGAGATGTACTCCCGATTTTGCAAGAGATCGGCATGCAAGTCCCACAGGATGTGGGTGCTGACACCTTCTCATTGCAAACTCTAACGTCTTTGCGCACCCAAACCGCCCAGGTACAGCAGCTCAAGGCGGAGGACTTGCGCGCGCTGCAGACACGCGTACTAGAGCTAGAGAATATGTGTGCCAtagaggagcagcagatgTCCTACAACACCAATGAGCTAGACCAGTGTCGCCGCTCTGTTGATGCCGGCACTAGACAATGCTCCGGTCTCGTCTCTAACATGGAGGACTACGAGGAAATGCTACTACAGGCCAgggaggcagcagagacggCGTCGCAGAGGCGCCACGCCCTGGAGACCCTTGCGACGTGCTACCACGATTTtatggtggtggcgagggagaaggggatgTGCGCCGTCTGCGAGCGTTCCTTTGAGAGTGAGGACGCGTTGGAGCGTTTTCTGACGCGAAATGCAGCCAAACAGCGCACCAGCCCCGATCAACTGGCGGCTGTGGAGGCGGCCGTCACCAAAGCCCAGGCGACCTACGAAGGTTTTGAAAAGCTGCAGAACGTCGTGGCGACTGTGCGGCGGAACTTGCCGCGTATTCCAGATCTGGAGGCCGAACTTGAAGCGCTTgaggagagggtgaagaAGAATCGAGCGGAGCAGCGCAAGGTCTCTGCGGCCCGCGATGCCTCTCAGCATGTGGTGCATCAGCTGGACATCGTGTTCCAGCATCTGTGCAGAGTGTGCACCATGGGGGAGAAAACGGTGGCACTGCGCGACACACTGAggcggaaggagaaggatgctgaggcggcgcaggcggagcaacagcgacagcCACAGATACGACGAATGcagggcagcggcgacggtgccgcgGAAAGAGttcagctgccgcagcgctccTTTGAGGAGCTTTCTGAGGCCTACGCGGCTTCGACGGAGCGGCTGCACCAGCTCAATAGGCAGTTTGCTGAGGCCCAACGGATGGAGTGCGGCCAGGACGAGAATGCGGTGCatcggcagctgcaggagcgcaagGCAGCGCTGTTCCAGGCGGAGGTTGCGGTGGCAAAGCTGGAGGATCTAGAGACGGTAGCTcgtgagctgcaggaggaggcggttCAGCACCGCACGCGactggaggagctgaaggtTCAGGCAACAGAAGCGCAGCGTAGCGTGGAGGTGCACCAGCGGCGCGTTCTGCAACTGCGTACCGAGCTTCAAAAGGCGGAAgctgccgagcgcggcgctTTGGACACAGCGGaacagcagctccgccagtTGCAGCTCTCACTGCCTGCGGTGCTCAGCTACGTACAGAACGGCTGCAACCAACGATTGGAGGGGCTTCGGGGGCACCTACGCGAGACCGAGAGCGCGTACGAGGCCGCGACccaggaggaagaggagctaGCCAGTCGGATTAACGAAGCTCGGACGACGCTAAGTgaccagcaccgccgctccGCTGACATGGACCGCCAGATCGATGTtctgcagcaggcggtgtCCATCGCGGCCGACGAGGCGCGCCTGACAGAGACGGAGCGCACTCTCGCCTCGCTGAAGTCGGACCGCCTGCACGACGTGGAGCAGCTATtgggcgaggaggcgggACAGGCGAGCCTCGCAGCACTGCGTGAGATGATCACCGCCAAAATCACGTCGCTAGAGAAGATACGCGCGCAGCAAGACGGCAATACGGAGGCGATGCTGCTTGATGTGAGtcagctgaagcagcagctgcgtggcgACAAGTACCAGAACATCGAAAAGCGTTACCGGTCGACTTTTCTGAAAGTGCAAACGACGGAGATATCTATCCAGGATATCGAGAAGTACTACAGCGCTCTGGAGAAGGCGGTGCAGTCGTACCACCAGGAGAAGATTACGCAGATTAACCAGATCATCGCGGAGCTATGGCGCCAGACGtaccgcggcagcgacattGACACAGTGGAGATCCGGTCAGAGACCGAGGGGACGACAACGactgcggcgcggcgcagctaCAACTACCGCGTTGTCATGAAACGTGGAAACAATGAGATGGACATGCGtggtcgctgcagcgctgggcAGAAGGTTCTTGCCTCGATCATCATTCGGCTCGCGCTGAGCGAAGCCTTctgctgcgactgcggtATCCTCGCCCTTGATGAACCGACAACAAAcctcgacgacgacaacgctCGCAGCCTGGCGGACGCGCT
- a CDS encoding putative ribosomal protein S26, whose product MTTKRRNHGRSKPPHSRGRVKPVHCFNCGRLTPKDKAVGRFVVRRMLDAASARDVAEASPVYGANFPMPKLYMKQRFCIACAIHSRTVRARPVESRKTRYTKKVPFRPVGKK is encoded by the coding sequence ATGACGACCAAGCGCCGCAACCACGGACGTTCGAAACCCCCGCACAGCCGCGGTCGCGTCAAGCCAGTCCACTGCTTCAACTGCGGTCGGCTGACACCGAAGGATAAGGCCGTCGGTCGCTTTGTGGTACGCCGCATGCTGGATGCCGCTTCCGCCCGCGATGTGGCGGAGGCGTCCCCGGTGTACGGTGCGAACTTCCCGATGCCGAAGCTGTACATGAAGCAGCGCTTCTGCATTGCGTGCGCCATCCACAGCCGCACTGTGCGCGCCCGCCCGGTCGAGAGTCGCAAGACGCGCTACACGAAGAAGGTGCCGTTTCGCCCGGTCGGTAAGAAGTGA
- a CDS encoding putative RAD51 protein → MQTRSKAKTRRGRPSAQPVEEVEVMESQPQECLQNEEQVFQPQQGTGVAEPNASGFRVIQILENYGVASSDIKKLMEYGFYTVESAAYAPKKAILAVKGISENKAEKIMAECAKLVPMGFTSAVAYHEARKEIIMVTTGSREVDKLLGGGIETGSITELFGEFRTGKTQLCHTLCVTCQLPISQGGAEGMALYIDTEGTFRPERLVAVAERYKLDPEDVLANVACARAFNTDHQQQLLLQASAMMAENRFALIIVDSATALYRTDYSGRNELAARQMHLGKFLRSLHNLAEEYGVAVVVTNQVVANVDGSAQMFQADAKKPIGGHIMAHASTTRLSLRKGRGEQRIIKVYDSPCLAEAEAIFGIYNDGVGDARD, encoded by the coding sequence ATGCAGACCCGTTCCAAGGCAAAGACTCGCCGTGGTCGTCCGTCGGCGCAGCCTGTTGAGGAGGTTGAGGTGATGGAGAGTCAGCCTCAGGAGTGCCTCCAGAATGAAGAGCAGGTGTttcagccgcagcagggcACAGGGGTGGCGGAGCCGAACGCAAGTGGCTTTCGTGTTATTCAGATCTTGGAGAACTACGGCGTGGCCAGCTCGGACATCAAAAAGCTGATGGAGTACGGCTTTTACACGGTCGAGTCAGCGGCTTACGCCCCGAAGAAGGCCATCCTGGCAGTGAAGGGGATCAGTGAGAACAAGGCCGAAAAGATTATGGCAGAGTGCGCCAAACTCGTGCCGATGGGCTTCACTTCGGCGGTTGCCTACCACGAGGCACGCAAGGAGATCATTATGGTTACTACTGGCAGCCGCGAGGTGGACAAGCTTCTCGGTGGTGGCATCGAAACTGGAAGCATCACGGAGCTCTTCGGAGAGTTCCGCACTGGCAAGACGCAGCTCTGCCACACGCTGTGCGTGACATGCCAGCTGCCGATCTCGCAGGGTGGCGCGGAGGGCATGGCGCTCTACATTGACACCGAAGGCACTTTCCGCCCTGAGCGCCTtgtggcagtggcggagcGGTACAAGCTGGACCCGGAGGATGTGCTTGCTAACgtggcgtgtgcgcgggCCTTCAACACGGatcaccagcagcagctcttgtTGCAGGCCTCCGCCATGATGGCCGAGAATCGTTTTGCGCTCATCATCGTTGACTCTGCAACCGCCCTGTACCGCACAGACTACAGCGGCCGGAATGAGCTCGCAGCGCGGCAGATGCACCTCGGCAAGTTCTTGCGTTCACTGCACAACCTTGCCGAGGAGTatggggtggcggtggttgTCACGAACCAGGTAGTGGCCAATGTGGATGGCTCGGCACAGATGTTTCAGGCGGACGCCAAGAAGCCGATTGGTGGTCACATCATGGCTCACGCCTCGACGACGCGGCTTAGCCTGCGCAAGGGTCGCGGTGAGCAGCGTATCATCAAGGTGTACGACTCACCGTGCCTAGCTGAAGCCGAGGCGATCTTTGGCATCTACAATGATGGCGTTGGTGACGCTCGAGATTGA
- a CDS encoding nucleobase/nucleoside transporter produces MPLEEILLYAAGAVFGLCCLFVYNSFLSSPSYMEHYFQFAAVKYTDDVRTLPQAMNKPFWSKISTWMTVLMILPMFLLQFVVLTPWVLRQKVQYRIITSAVFSLVAALLLPVCAAVGGVSERSSMAVLIISCIVTGGATTVLESALFALFGSLPTKYITALVMGGGFSGSVSSVLRIIITVALPSTFSGVKTGAVIFFSIGIALMVMVIAITVLLRFSPLVRTYCKDYRRSCHGAFCVQGEGEKSQPPQECVCATAPRLDSTPTQERMAENGAEKMGIAMGAAQNLDDGEPQAYTTGKCENAAGSPLSWQDNDASVVEAEASVFAVVRKIWLMLVCLAASMFTTLVLFPGIGLSAMYKESNATGGLTPAKDTAWSKEAIMPMVVILMFNVGDTIGRLIVNFKKLWCPQRFVPVLVVVRAIVCVIPLALGICTPRVINSNANPIVVFLLLGSTNGYLLGLAIAYGSGDPRLTTKEREIAGPCICFAILGGITFGSVVSLLILTLAL; encoded by the coding sequence ATGCCATTGGAAGAGATACTGTTGTACGCGGCGGGGGCCGTTTTCGGCCTGTGCTGCCTCTTCGTCTACAACAGCTTCTTATCCTCCCCCTCCTACATGGAGCACTACTTTCAGTTTGCTGCGGTCAAGTACACGGATGATGTGAGAACCCTACCACAGGCAATGAACAAGCCCTTCTGGAGTAAGATCTCGACCTGGATGACAGTGCTGATGATTTTGCCGATGTTTCTCCTGCAGTTTGTCGTACTGACACCGTGGGTACTGCGGCAGAAGGTGCAGTACCGCATCATCACAAGTGCCGTCTTCTCGCTggttgcggcgctgctccttccCGTATGCGCGGCTGTTGGTGGTGTCAGCGAGCGCTCTTCCATGGCTGTGCTGATCATTTCCTGCATTGTGACTGGCGGTGCGACAACCGTCCTGGAGTCTGCTTTATTTGCTTTATTTGGATCTCTGCCTACAAAGTACATAACGGCGCTCGTGATGGGGGGTGGATTCTCAGGCAGCGTCAGCTCTGTGCTGCGCATTATCATCACGGTTGCCTTGCCGTCGACTTTTTCGGGAGTGAAGACGGGTGCCGTCATCTTCTTTTCGATTGGCATAGCACTCATGGTGATGGTCATAGCAATCACCGTGCTTCTGCGTTTCAGTCCTCTGGTCCGCACCTATTGCAAGGACTACCGCCGCTCCTGTCACGGTGCCTTCTGTGTGCAaggcgagggggagaagagtcAGCCACCACAGGAATGTGTTTGCGCTACGGCTCCCCGTTTGGATTCGACGCCGACGCAGGAGAGGATGGCGGAGAATGGCGCGGAGAAGATGGGGATCGCTATGGGGGCGGCGCAGAATCTGGATGACGGTGAGCCCCAGGCCTACACTACCGGTAAGTGTGAGAACGCCGCCGGGAGTCCGCTTTCTTGGCAAGACAACGATGCTagcgtggtggaggcggaggcgagcGTTTTCGCTGTGGTGCGGAAGATCTGGCTAATGCTGGTCTGCCTGGCAGCGAGCATGTTCACGACCCTGGTGCTGTTCCCCGGCATCGGCCTCAGTGCTATGTACAAGGAAAGCAACGCCACAGGCGGTTTAACCCCGGCTAAAGACACGGCGTGGAGCAAGGAGGCGATCATGCCAATGGTCGTCATCCTAATGTTCAACGTTGGTGATACCATTGGCCGCCTGATTGTCAACTTTAAAAAGCTGTGGTGCCCGCAGCGCTTCGTGCCTGttttggtggtggtgcgtgcCATCGTGTGCGTCATTCCGCTTGCGCTGGGCATCTGCACACCCAGGGTGATCAACTCGAACGCCAACCCCATTGTGGTCTTCTTGCTACTTGGCAGCACGAACGGCTATTTACTTGGCCTGGCGATAGCGTACGGAAGCGGCGACCCGCGCTTGACAACTAAGGAACGCGAAATTGCTGGGCCATGCATATGCTTTGCAATTCTCGGGGGCATCACATTCGGCTCCGTGGTGAGCCTTCTCATTCTCACGTTGGCCCTCTAG